One segment of Gadus chalcogrammus isolate NIFS_2021 chromosome 8, NIFS_Gcha_1.0, whole genome shotgun sequence DNA contains the following:
- the LOC130386975 gene encoding heat shock protein 67B1-like produces the protein MADQVELDCRVDAEKKNDWYPLRRWWRPCWAFNQDCGQTPLQDPGWWGMDLLQRGWSSGRPWPECTSSPLIVPMHPGSGYWGPSGPGVGQAEQYKWRVVLDVAHFAPSEIWIGTAGGVLEIRGKHKDRSDEHGSIARCFTRKYRLPIGIDLSKITAMHSGDGIMHVEAPLTEFTAPANIVIPIQVEREVQELRQGEEYLEDRAAPTEVAATAPGDPGSAAPEPPTDGTDHGEESLASVEAPTGSPMDEPLQHDMGRKQDEQKEKEQVEEGKEQEARGEVAKESSSAPGPGEGPENLPTPMEHHQAPEESPESPGTTPSDQKEEAGNALLEGQPEVSSRETSVEATQIEVPTEGQSP, from the exons ATGGCCGACCAGGTAGAGTTGGATTGTCGTGTTGACGCCGAGAAGAAAAATGACTGGTACCCCTTGAGGAGATGGTGGCGGCCCTGCTGGGCATTCAACCAGGACTGTGGCCAGACACCCCTCCAAGACCCTGGGTGGTGGGGGATGGACCTGCTCCAGAGAGGGTGGTCCTCAGGTCGTCCCTGGCCAGAATGCACGTCTTCTCCGCTCATCGTGCCAATGCATCCCGGGTCTGGGTACTGGGGTCCCTCGGGCCCTGGGGTGGGGCAGGCGGAGCAGTACAAGTGGAGGGTGGTGCTGGACGTTGCTCACTTCGCCCCATCGGAGATCTGGATCGGCACCGCAGGCGGGGTCCTGGAGATTAGAG GTAAACACAAGGACAGGTCAGATGAGCATGGATCCATTGCAAGGTGTTTTACAAGGAAATACAG GCTTCCAATAGGTATCGATTTATCTAAAATCAcagcaatgcattctggggatGGCATCATGCATGTAGAAGCTCCACTGACTGAATTCACTGCTCCTGCCAACATTGTCATTCCAATTCAG GTAGAGAGGGAAGTCCAAGAGCTCAGGCAGGGTGAGGAATATCTAGAGGATAGAGCAGCTCCTACAGAGGTTGCAGCCACAGCTCCAGGGGACCCTGGGAGTGCAGCCCCTGAGCCCCCCACAGATGGGACTGACCACGGGGAAGAATCTCTAGCCAGTGTTGAGGCTCCCACTGGCAGCCCCATGGATGAACCTCTGCAGCATGACATGGGAAGGAAACAGGACgaacagaaggagaaggagcaggtggaggagggaaaggAGCAGGAGGCCCGGGGTGAAGTAGCAAAAGAATCCTCTTCAGCACCTGGACCTGGGGAAGGCCCAGAGAATCTTCCAACACCGATGGAACACCACCAAGCGCCTGAAGAGAGCCCAGAGAGCCCTGGCACTACCCCGTCTGACCAGAAGGAGGAGGCTGGGAATGCTCTACTGGAGGGCCAGCCAGAAGTGAGCTCAAGGGAGACTTCTGTGGAGGCCACCCAAATAGAGGTGCCAACGGAGGGCCAAAGCCCCTGA